One genomic region from Muriicola soli encodes:
- a CDS encoding DUF6503 family protein: MKLKDKGTILDPTAIKKSLQGKEYLVLRVTYEENIGEDTWYFYLIRKPMLWRRISSFMRKTKMTESTFC, translated from the coding sequence ATGAAATTAAAAGATAAGGGTACCATCCTGGATCCCACTGCGATTAAAAAATCTCTTCAGGGAAAGGAGTATCTGGTCCTAAGAGTTACCTATGAAGAAAACATTGGAGAGGACACCTGGTATTTCTATTTGATACGGAAACCTATGCTCTGGAGGCGTATCAGTTCTTTCATGAGGAAGACAAAAATGACGGAGAGTACATTCTGCTGA